GTCTTATCAAAGATCAGGTTGAAGCAGGAGTAAAACACATTGAAAATATTCTGAACCTGAAGTTCGGTGACAGCGAGAATCCTCTTCTCGTTTCAGTCAGATCCGGAGCACGAATATCAATGCCCGGTATGATGGACACGGTTCTCAACCTCGGTTTAAACGAAGATGCAGTTAAAGGGCTTACGGCAAAGTCCGGCAATGAGAGATTTGCATGGGATTCATACAGGCGTTTTGTTCAGATGTACGGTGATGTTGTTCTTGGAATGAAGCCTGAGGAAAAGGATGATATTGACCCCTTTGAGAAGATTATTAATGATGTAAAAGAGAAAAATGGAATTAAAAACGATACTGAACTTACTGTAGAAGCCTTAAAAGAGCTTGTTGTAAAATTCAAAGAGGCTGTTAAAAAGTATACTGGTAAAGATTTTCCGACAAACCCGTGGGATCAGCTCTGGGGAGCAGTTGAAGCTGTTTTCGGAAGCTGGAATAATGATCGTGCAATTGTGTACAGAAAACTCAACAGTATCCCTCATGAGTGGGGAACAGCTGTAAATGTTCAGTCAATGGTTTTCGGGAACATGGGTGATAACTCTGCAACAGGGGTTGCATTTACACGTGACGCTGCAACGGGTGAAAATATATTTAACGGCGAGTATCTCATCAATGCCCAGGGGGAAGATGTTGTGGCAGGTATCAGAACACCTCAGCAGATAACTCTTGAAGGATCAAAAAGATGGGCGAAGCTTGCAGGGGTAAGTGAAGATGACCGTAAAAACAATTATCCTTCCCTTGAAGAAACGATGCCGGAAGTTTTTAAAGATCTAATCAAGGTTGAAAATAAACTTGAAGATCATTATAAAGATATGCAGGACCTTGAATTCACAATCCAGGATGGAAAACTATGGCTTCTGCAGACCAGAACAGGAAAGCGTACAGGTGCTGCAATGGTTCGTATTGCAATGGAGATGCTTGAAGCGGGAATTATTGACGAGAAAACAGCTCTTCTGCGCGTAGAGCCGAATAAATTAAATGAACTGCTTCATCCGGTATTTGATAATGACGCTCTTGCAAAAGCGTATGTTGTTACAAAAGGCCTTCCTGCTTCTCCCGGAGCTGCAACAGGAAAGATAGTATTTTTTGCAGATGAAGCTGAAGAATGGAAATCAAGAGGCGAGAATGTCGTACTTGTAAGAATTGAAACATCGCCTGAAGATCTTTCAGGAATGAATGCTGCCAACGGAATTTTAACTGCGCGCGGAGGTATGACTTCTCATGCAGCAGTTGTTGCGAGAGGAATGGGCAAGTGCTGTGTATCAGGAGCAGGCAAACTTGTTATTGATTATAAAAAGCGCACCATGACAGTCGCAGGTAAAACTTTAAAAGAAGGCGACTGGATTTCTCTTAACGGAACAACAGGAGAAGTTCTTGAAGGCAAAGTTGATACAAGAGATCCGGAACTGAGCGGCAATTTCGGCAAACTGATGGACCTTTGTGACAAATATACAAAATTGGGCGTAAGAACCAATGCGGACACACCGCATGATTCAACAGTTGCACGAGAATTCGGAGCACAGGGAATAGGGCTCTGCAGAACAGAGCATATGTTTTTTGAAGGAGATCGAATTATCGCTGTGCGTGAGATGATTCTTGCAGAAGACGAAGCAGGAAGAAGAAAAGCTCTTGATAAACTTCTTCCGATGCAGAGAGAAGATTTTGAAGGAATTTTTACAGCAATGAAAGGCCTGCCTGTAACAATCAGATTTCTTGATCCTCCTCTGCACGAGTTTGTCCCCCATGAAGAGAAGAATCAGAAAGAGATGGCAGAGCAGATGGGTATATCTGTCCAGAAGATTAAAGAGAAGGTGGATTCACTTGCTGAATTCAATCCTATGCTTGGGCACAGAGGCTGCCGTCTTGGAAACACATATCCTGAAATTACTGAGATGCAGACCAGAGCTATTCTCGAAGCTGCACTTAATTGTAAAGGCAGGGGCATTGATGCCAGGCCTGAGATTATGGTGCCGCTTATCGGTACAAAGACAGAGCTTGTAAAGCAGGAAGAAATCATAAGGAAAACAGCTGACAAGGTTTTTGGAGAACGGGGTGAAAAAATAGATTTCCTTGTAGGTACAATGATAGAGATCCCGCGTGCTGCTCTTACTGCAGATAAAATTGCAGAAGCTGCAGAATTTTTCTCATTTGGTACAAATGACCTTACTCAGATGACTTTCGGATACTCACGTGATGATGCAGGCAAGTTCCTTCCATTCTACATTGATAACGGAATTCTTCCCAACGATCCTTTCCAGGTTCTGGATCAGGAGGGAGTGGGCCAGCTTGTTGAGATGGCAACTGAAAGAGGAAGAAGTACACGTCCCAATCTAAAAGTAGGAATTTGCGGTGAGCACGGCGGAGAGCCGAATTCCGTCAAGTTCTGCCATAAGGTAGGTATGAACTATGTTTCTTGTTCTCCATACCGTGTGCCTATTGCGCGGCTTGCCGCTGCTCAGGCTGCTATTGAGCAGGATTAATTTAAGAAATTAAATTTGTTGTTTTTACATGGGCTCCGGATTAAACTCCGGGGCCTTTGTTTTTAATGCCGCAATATATTCAGTAAAAACTATAATAAAATTTTTTTAGATTTTAGTTTGATGTAAAAAGCAAGTTTATTATATTTTTATCTGTACACCAATCCTCCAACAAAATTTTCGCAGGTAAAAATGGATAAACAATACATTATCGTTCATGACATGGGAACAAGTTCAGACAAAGCCGCAATGGTTACTGTACACGGGCGTCTTGTTGCAGAAGTAAAAAAGGAGTATCCGATTTTTCATCCTGCACCGGGATTTGCAGAACAGAATCCGGAAGACCTCTGGGATGCAATTTGTTCAACGACTAGAGAGCTTGTTAAAATAACAAAAACAGGTCCTGATGATATTGCAGGAATCACAATGGCTTCGCAAAGCCAGTGTATTCTTCCTGTTGATAAACAGGGCACACCTCTAAGGCCTATGATAAGCTGGCTTGACGGAAGAAGTGCAGACATTATGCGTACAAAGGTCTGGAAAAAACCGAAAATTCAGGGATACAATCCGTTTCTTCTCCTGAGATACCTTAAAATAACAGGCGGTGCCCCGGGGCATACGGGAAAAGATCAGATAGGAAAACTCTTGTGGTTAAAGGAGAATGAACCGGAAATTTTTAACAACACATATAAATTCCTTGATGCAAAAGATTATATAACTTTTAAATTAACAGGCAATATGGTTACGTCCATAGACCTTGCATATATATGGTGGATGCTTGATTCAAGAAAAAAAGACTATAAGTGGCACGACAAATTGTGTAAGTTGGCAGGGATCACTCCTGAGCAGCTTTCGGAAATCAGGGAGAGCAGTGCTGTAATCGGTGAAATTACAGAGGCGGCAGCAAAAACCACAGGCCTTAAGCCGGGAATCCCTGTTGTTAACGGAGCAAGCGACCTTGCTGCTTCAGCTATCGGATCCGGAGCACTTGGGAATGAGGAATTCCATATCTGCGTGGGTACTTCCGGGTGGGTTGCAGGCCATGCAGAGAAGAGAAAAATTGATCTTGCACATTATGCAGGGTGTATGGGCAGCGGATATCCCTATAAATATTATCTTGCAATGGCACATCAGGAAACATCGGGAGTCTGTCTTGAGTGGCTTAAAAACAATGTACTTTACCATAAACAGCAGATTGTCAATGAAGCCAATGTTCATGAAGTGTACCAGGTACTGGATCAACTTGCAGAGCAGGCCGGCCCGGGGGCAGGAGGCCTTATGTTTACGCCGTGGATGTACGGCGAAAGATGTCCTCTTAATGACGACCATATCAGAGGGGGTTTGTTTAATGTAAGCCTGGATCATTCCAGGGAGCATATTATCAGAGCTGTTTTCGAAGGTATTGCATTTAACACAAGGTGGGCTCTTGAGACGCTTGAAAAACTCTATAAAAAACAGGATGAGCTTCCAATGATCGGCGGAGGTGCAAAAAGCGATATATGGTGTCAGATAATGGCGGACATAACTAACAGGAAGATAAAAAGAGTTGCCAATCCGCAGCAGAGTGCCGGAACAGGCGCAGCACTTCTTGCAAGTCTGGGCCTTGGCTACATCAAATCATTTGATGATATTCCCAGGTATATAAAATATGATAAAACATTCTCTCCCAATCCTGAAAACAGAGAGATGTACGACAGGCTGTTTAAAGAGTTTAAAAATATTTATAAACAAAACAAATCGTGGTATAAACGTATAAACCAACATTTGAGTTAAAAAATGAATAATAAAAAACAACCGTATACTCTGAAATACTTTTCTGCCTTTTGTGCTGAAGGTTCGGCTGTTAAAGAAGAACTTGTGCGTGTTTCCGAGAGAGTTTCTCTCAGGGCTTTTAAAATCAAGCCTGCACAGGAAAACAATAATCCTTTGATTATTTTTGTTCCGGGTTGGATTACGCAGCCTGTTTCATGGAAAAATGTTCTTGCAGAGATTACAAAAGACTTCCCTGTTATTTATGTTGAAACCAGGGAGAAGAGGGGCGGCTTAACCAAAGGGGAAAAAGATTTCAGCATTTATGCGATGTCAGAAGATCTGATTAATGTAATAAAATATTATAATCCCGGGCAGGGCGGCTTTGTTTTATTCGGCAGTTCACTTGGTGCATCTCTAATTCTGCATTCTGCAAAAAATCTTTCTGTAAAGCCCAAAGCTCTTGTACTTATTGCACCTAATGCGGAATTTAAGGTGCCGTTTTTCTGGAAGATGATTATCACTTTTTTCTATCCCCCGCTTTATTTTTTGATTAAACCTCCTGTAAAGTGGTATTTAAGAAAATTCAGAATGAATATTGAGAAGGATAGGGCTCAATATGAAAAATACGCGAATGCCATTGATGCTGCTGATCCGTGGAAACTAAAGCGCGCAGTAATGTCCCTATGGAAGTATAAGATATGGAACAGCTTAAAGGGCATAGACATACCGTGCCTGTTTATCGGCGGTTCACATGATAAACTTCATGAGCCTGAAAGTACGAAATTAATGATAGATATTATTCCGGAATCGGTTTATCTTGACATGAAAACAAACAGCGCAACACACAGTAAAGAGATGGTTTATCATTTGCGGGAATTCTTACAACAGGGGAGATGAAAAAAATGCCAATGAAAAATTTTATTCAAACTATGATTTTACAGATACGGGGGCCCTTTCTTATTTTATCAGTTGTACTTGTTGCAATAGGAGCTGCTGCAGCATCAAGAGTTGTACCTCCTGTTCCGGTAAATATAATATTGATTTTAGCAGGAGTGATCCTTGCGCACATATCTGTTAATCTTTTTAATGAGATTTCAGATTATCAAACCGGAATAGACAGCAATACAACGCGTACGCCTTTCAGCGGCGGCAGCGGCATGCTTCAGACAGGTGTAACATCTGTTAAAACTGTTACAATTGCTGCTTACGGATCTCTGCTATCCGCCGGCCTGATTGGCATCTACTTTACGTTTGTATCCGGCTGGCTTATACTTCTCTTTATGATTGCAGGCGGCCTTTCTGTCAGATTTTATACATCCCATTTGGCTAAAATATATTTAGGCGAGATTGGTGCAGGTATAACCCTTGGAACTCTGGTAATTCTGGGAACTTTTTATGCACTTACAGGCCTGATTAGTTTTCAGGTACTGTTACTAGCAATCCCTCCGGGCCTGCTTACAAGCCTGCTTCTCTTTCTTAATGAGTTTCCTGATGCGGGAGCTGACAAGCAGGGAGGACGACGTAATCTGGTACTGCTTCTTGGTAAAAGGAAAAGTTCGGCTGTTTATGCGATAGGGCTAATATGCGTCTATAGTTTAATTGCTTTTTCTGCATTTTATACAGGTGCGCCGCAGACAATATTAATTTCATTAGCAACAATTCCAATTGCCATTAAGGCAGTTCTTATTACAGAGGGGAACTACAATTCAATACCGGAACTTATTCCTGCTCTTGGACTTAATGTGGCAGTTATTATTTTAACGGATCTGCTTATTGCAATCGGGCTTGTAATGTAGTTTTGCGTGATATATCCGATGTAAATCAATTTATAAACAGTGAGAAAAAGGAGAGAGAAATGGCATCTGGAAATGACATAACAATTGTATCCTTTTCAAACAAGACAAAAGAGGATAAAAAGCTGCTGAAAAAATTTGTAGATTTTCACTGGAAACACTATAAAGGAAATGATAAGTATATCCCCCTTCTTGATTTTGAGTACCTCGGATTTAAGCTGCTTGGGCTTGTAGGATTTTTTGAACCGATTAATCTTTTTTATAAACATGCTGATACACAATTTTTTCTTGCAATACAAGATGACAAAGTAGTAGGCAGGTGCAATGCTTTTATAAATTATAATCACAACAAACACTGGGATGAAAAAACCGGTTTTTTCGGCCAGTTTGAAACAATTGACGATCAGAATGTTGCGGACATTCTGATATCAGCTGCTTCCAAATGGCTTAAAGAAAAAGGAATGACCGTGATCCGCGGGCCTCAGAATCTTCCTGTAAACGAAGCCACACCTGGTGTACTTGTAAAAGGATTTGAATCCCGGCCTGTTATGTACTACCATTACAACAAACCCTACTATCAAAAACTCGTTGAGAAAAATGGTTTTAAGCCTATAAAGAATGTTTTATCCTGGGAAGTTGATCCCTTTAATCCAATGGAAGAAAAACTTGTTCGAGTATCAAAAAAAGTCATTAAGAGGTTTAACGTCACAATTGAGACATGGGACGAAAGGCCGCTTAAAGTACGAAAGAAGGAGATGTTTGAAATATACAATGATGCATGGAATGACAATTTTGGTTTTGTACCGTTTACTCAGGAAGAATTTTATCACATGATTGATGAAATGATGCTGATAATGGACAAGAAACTCTTTGTTTTTGTATATGTCAAAGGCGAGCCTGCAGCATTTTTCGGAGGAGTACCCAATGTTACGGAACGCCTGAAACCGGTATACATTTTTGGAAAAAGGTTTGAGCTGCTGCGTGCCCTTAAAATGATTCTTACACGGAATAAAGTTAAGGGATTCCGCCTGGGATACATGGGCGTTAAGAAAAAATTCCGCAGGCTCGGGCTTGACGGTGTTATGTTGTGGAAACAAAAGATGTACTCTCAGGACAGGGGATATACATACTGCGATATGGGCTGGGTGCTTGAAGATAATGTAATGGTAATACGTGTTATTGAAATGATGCATTCAGTACCGTCTAAAACATATACGCTTTATGAAAAAGAATTATGAGTTGAATAAATTTATGTTTTGAATGTTTGTTTGACAACAGAGGAATTTATGGAAAAACAAGAATCCGTGTTTAATCTGATACAAAAACGCAGATCAAGACGTTCCTATACAGGGGAGCCCCTTACAGAGGAGCAGATAAGGATTTTTAAAAACTTTTTTATGGAAAACCAGAGGGGCCCCTTTTTAAATAAGGTAAGATTCTCAATTGTCAGTCAGCAGGGATATTCGGGAACTCCTGTAAAACTAAGTACATACGGAATGATAAAAGGAGCCGTGCAATTTATAGCAGGTGCAGTTTATAATGACTATTTGTGCTATGAGGATTTTGGGTATGCTATGGAGAAAAATATTCTGCAGGCAACTCGGATGGACCTCGGCACATGCTGGTTAGGGGCATCTTTCAGAAAAAACCGTTTTGCAGCAGCAGTAAACCTGCGGCATAACGAAGTTATTCCTGCAATCTCACCTGTAGGAAAATCTGTTAAAGACCTGACTCTGCGTGAATCGGCAATACGGTTTTTTGCAGCATCAAAAAAACGAAGAACGTGGAAGGAGCTGTTCTTTACAAGTGATAACAAAATGCCAATAACTCCTGAAGCAGCAGGCAGTTATGCAGATGCTCTCGAAGCTGTAAGATTGGGGCCTTCAGCATCAAATAAGCAGCCGTGGAGAATTGTAAAGGATGCTTCGAAAAACCAATTTGATTTTTTCCTTAAACCTTCAAAACAGTACGGAGATCCTGATAATAAATTTCAATTACAGCACATTGATATCGGTATTGCAATGTGTCATTTTGAATTGGTATCAGCAGAGGCAGGAATAAAAGGTAAATGGCAGATTCTGGAAGACAGGGAGAAAATTTTTCCGGAAGCCTTATACATTGTAAGCTGGATTCAGACAAATTAAACGGAGAAACTGCATGGATAATCATCACATTAACTTTGTATGCCCAAAATGCTCAAACACTCAATACGAAATCGGAGAATTCAGGGCAACAGGAGGTATGCTAAGCAAACTATTTGATGTTCAGAATAAACGGTTTACAACTGTAACGTGTACGAGATGCAAATATACGGAAATTTACAAAGCTGATTCAAGTACTATCGGTAATATTTTTGACTTTTTTACTAATTGATGATGCTTGAGTAAACCTCAGTCTGCACTACTTTTTGGACAGCGGCACCCAAAACTGCCATACATGTGACCAGTTGCTGTAATTATTTCTTGAATCTTTTGCTCTTACTTTCCAGAAGTATGTGCCGGGCATTAAAGGATTTTCCGGTTTGTAAATGCACGTATCAATATCAGTAACAGAAAGTACCGGAATATTGAATGTTGTGTCCTCTGCAGCGCAAAGTTCGTACAATACAGAGTTTTCCGATTTTTCCCATTTAAAGACAGGACTGCCGTCCTTTAACACAGCTCCGTCAGGAGGATCATTCAGATCCGGAGCTTTGGGTACTGCAAGCTGTATTATTACTATCCCCCGCGCAGACCATCTGCCTTTGTTTCCGGCAAAGTCCACACCTCTCACTTTCCAGACATACGTATCATTCGGATAGGTTACCATAAAAGAATAACTGTTCCGGCGAATATCAGTTATCAATGTTTCGGGAGCTGCAGAATAACTTTGTCCTGAAATAGATATTTCATAAAAATCTATATCTGTGCTTTCACATGCCCATTTAAACAGAATCGAATCACATCTGATTACAGAATTATTCACAGGAAGAATCAAACTCGGAGAAGCTGGTGAAACAGTATCAACTGTAAATGAAAAAACAGTGCTCCATTTTCCCCATACTCCCTTTAAATCCGATGCTCTTACCTGCCAGAAAAAAGTATGGTCCTCCGGAAGATTTTCAATAAAAGCAAAACAGGAATCTGTAAAAATTACAAATGAAGGTTCTTTAGAATTTTCTGCGTTATTAATATTCAATTCATAATGGTATGCATCTGAAACGGGAGCCCACCTGAACACAGGACTCGGGTTATTTATAAAAGATTTGTCTTCGGGGAATATAAGCAGAGGAAAAAACGGTTTCATTTTTACATAAACAACTGTTGTTTGATCCGGCCTGATTTTAATCCCCCAGGAAAACCCCTTTAAAATAAAATCTCCCTTTTCGTCAAATGCATAAATTGTTACAGAATAATTATTGCCGGGTTCAAGATTCCGTATCTTAATTGAAAAATTAAAATTTACACTTTTATCGTCAATTACCGTGTAAACAGTGTCGCTGCCCTGTTTAACAATGCATTTAATGTAAGATATGAATACAGAGGAAGATTTGTAAAGGACATTGCCGGTTTGCTTTATATCAGGTATAACATACATGCCTGCAGGTTTTTCGGGTCGGAAGATCCCGCACTCTGTAATTAGAAATAGAGAGAATAAGAGAAAGATAGTTTTTACTGAAGAGAATTTAAAATATTTTTCCATTTTGACATAGACTCGGTATGTCATTAATGTTATTTATGTTTATTTAGTCTGATACTTAAAAAAAGAACAATTGAGCATGCACTGAGATTCATTCCTGATACAAGCCTGAAAAGAAAATCCGGAAGTATGAATAAACTGTACAGAAAAGTAATAAGCGATGTTGCTGTCCATAAAACATAAGATGCAATATTTGCACTTTTCTTTTTATGACGATACAGGTCTTTTATTGTAGGCCAATATGCCATAAGCCCAAGCACACCGACTCCTCCATACGCAATTGTAATAATTTTTATCAGCAGTTCTTTCATG
The genomic region above belongs to bacterium and contains:
- a CDS encoding pyruvate, phosphate dikinase — protein: LIKDQVEAGVKHIENILNLKFGDSENPLLVSVRSGARISMPGMMDTVLNLGLNEDAVKGLTAKSGNERFAWDSYRRFVQMYGDVVLGMKPEEKDDIDPFEKIINDVKEKNGIKNDTELTVEALKELVVKFKEAVKKYTGKDFPTNPWDQLWGAVEAVFGSWNNDRAIVYRKLNSIPHEWGTAVNVQSMVFGNMGDNSATGVAFTRDAATGENIFNGEYLINAQGEDVVAGIRTPQQITLEGSKRWAKLAGVSEDDRKNNYPSLEETMPEVFKDLIKVENKLEDHYKDMQDLEFTIQDGKLWLLQTRTGKRTGAAMVRIAMEMLEAGIIDEKTALLRVEPNKLNELLHPVFDNDALAKAYVVTKGLPASPGAATGKIVFFADEAEEWKSRGENVVLVRIETSPEDLSGMNAANGILTARGGMTSHAAVVARGMGKCCVSGAGKLVIDYKKRTMTVAGKTLKEGDWISLNGTTGEVLEGKVDTRDPELSGNFGKLMDLCDKYTKLGVRTNADTPHDSTVAREFGAQGIGLCRTEHMFFEGDRIIAVREMILAEDEAGRRKALDKLLPMQREDFEGIFTAMKGLPVTIRFLDPPLHEFVPHEEKNQKEMAEQMGISVQKIKEKVDSLAEFNPMLGHRGCRLGNTYPEITEMQTRAILEAALNCKGRGIDARPEIMVPLIGTKTELVKQEEIIRKTADKVFGERGEKIDFLVGTMIEIPRAALTADKIAEAAEFFSFGTNDLTQMTFGYSRDDAGKFLPFYIDNGILPNDPFQVLDQEGVGQLVEMATERGRSTRPNLKVGICGEHGGEPNSVKFCHKVGMNYVSCSPYRVPIARLAAAQAAIEQD
- a CDS encoding FGGY-family carbohydrate kinase → MDKQYIIVHDMGTSSDKAAMVTVHGRLVAEVKKEYPIFHPAPGFAEQNPEDLWDAICSTTRELVKITKTGPDDIAGITMASQSQCILPVDKQGTPLRPMISWLDGRSADIMRTKVWKKPKIQGYNPFLLLRYLKITGGAPGHTGKDQIGKLLWLKENEPEIFNNTYKFLDAKDYITFKLTGNMVTSIDLAYIWWMLDSRKKDYKWHDKLCKLAGITPEQLSEIRESSAVIGEITEAAAKTTGLKPGIPVVNGASDLAASAIGSGALGNEEFHICVGTSGWVAGHAEKRKIDLAHYAGCMGSGYPYKYYLAMAHQETSGVCLEWLKNNVLYHKQQIVNEANVHEVYQVLDQLAEQAGPGAGGLMFTPWMYGERCPLNDDHIRGGLFNVSLDHSREHIIRAVFEGIAFNTRWALETLEKLYKKQDELPMIGGGAKSDIWCQIMADITNRKIKRVANPQQSAGTGAALLASLGLGYIKSFDDIPRYIKYDKTFSPNPENREMYDRLFKEFKNIYKQNKSWYKRINQHLS
- a CDS encoding alpha/beta hydrolase; translated protein: MNNKKQPYTLKYFSAFCAEGSAVKEELVRVSERVSLRAFKIKPAQENNNPLIIFVPGWITQPVSWKNVLAEITKDFPVIYVETREKRGGLTKGEKDFSIYAMSEDLINVIKYYNPGQGGFVLFGSSLGASLILHSAKNLSVKPKALVLIAPNAEFKVPFFWKMIITFFYPPLYFLIKPPVKWYLRKFRMNIEKDRAQYEKYANAIDAADPWKLKRAVMSLWKYKIWNSLKGIDIPCLFIGGSHDKLHEPESTKLMIDIIPESVYLDMKTNSATHSKEMVYHLREFLQQGR
- a CDS encoding prenyltransferase — translated: MPMKNFIQTMILQIRGPFLILSVVLVAIGAAAASRVVPPVPVNIILILAGVILAHISVNLFNEISDYQTGIDSNTTRTPFSGGSGMLQTGVTSVKTVTIAAYGSLLSAGLIGIYFTFVSGWLILLFMIAGGLSVRFYTSHLAKIYLGEIGAGITLGTLVILGTFYALTGLISFQVLLLAIPPGLLTSLLLFLNEFPDAGADKQGGRRNLVLLLGKRKSSAVYAIGLICVYSLIAFSAFYTGAPQTILISLATIPIAIKAVLITEGNYNSIPELIPALGLNVAVIILTDLLIAIGLVM
- a CDS encoding nitroreductase; the encoded protein is MEKQESVFNLIQKRRSRRSYTGEPLTEEQIRIFKNFFMENQRGPFLNKVRFSIVSQQGYSGTPVKLSTYGMIKGAVQFIAGAVYNDYLCYEDFGYAMEKNILQATRMDLGTCWLGASFRKNRFAAAVNLRHNEVIPAISPVGKSVKDLTLRESAIRFFAASKKRRTWKELFFTSDNKMPITPEAAGSYADALEAVRLGPSASNKQPWRIVKDASKNQFDFFLKPSKQYGDPDNKFQLQHIDIGIAMCHFELVSAEAGIKGKWQILEDREKIFPEALYIVSWIQTN
- a CDS encoding zinc ribbon domain-containing protein, with amino-acid sequence MDNHHINFVCPKCSNTQYEIGEFRATGGMLSKLFDVQNKRFTTVTCTRCKYTEIYKADSSTIGNIFDFFTN